Proteins from a genomic interval of Uloborus diversus isolate 005 chromosome 4, Udiv.v.3.1, whole genome shotgun sequence:
- the LOC129220601 gene encoding glyoxylate reductase/hydroxypyruvate reductase-like: MSKPKVLITRPSIPEEGIKKIEAKCDVEIYDQEKPIPKEDLIKKIKGVNGLFCLLTDPVDKDVIQAAGNQLKVIATMSVGYEHIDLEECKKRNIAVSHTPNVSSDSVAEWTVLLMLCAGRNFEEASTAIRDGKWVYSWSPTWLSGMGLFESTVGIFGMGRIGQSVMKRVLPFGVKKVLYYDVFHPIKPAEDMGAKYVEFEELLKESDFVVSMCNLSEETKNIFNKKAFDLMKKTAVFINTSRGGVVDQDDLYDALKSGKIRAAAIDVTVPEPLPKDHKLVSLKNLIITPHVASAETNVRIRMAELAAENILLGLEGKPLETPVPMPK; encoded by the exons ATGAGCAAACCAAAAGTTTTGATTACAAGGCCAAGTATTCCTGAAGAGGGAATCAAAAAGATCGAAGCTAA ATGTGATGTTGAAATTTACGACCAAGAAAAGCCCATCCCCAAAGAAGATCTCATAAAGAAGATAAAAGGTGTGAATGGTCTGTTCTGCCTCCTCACAGATCCAGTGGACAAAGATGTTATTCAAGCTGCAG GAAACCAGCTGAAAGTGATTGCCACCATGTCTGTTGGCTATGAACATATTGACTTAGAGGAATGCAAAAAAAG GAACATTGCTGTGAGCCACACTCCAAACGTTTCCTCCGATTCAGTGGCCGAGTGGACCGTTCTACTAATGCTGTGTGCCGGGAGAAACTTCGAAGAAGCTTCCACTGCCATTCGAGA CGGAAAATGGGTGTATTCCTGGAGTCCAACATGGCTGTCTGGTATGGGATTGTTTGAGTCTACTGTTGGTATCTTTGGAATGGGGAGAATCG GCCAAAGTGTAATGAAGAGAGTATTGCCTTTTGGAGTCAAAAAGGTTTTGTACTATGATGTATTTCATCCCATTAAACCAG cGGAAGATATGGGTGCAAAATACGTGGAATTTGAGGAGCTGTTGAAAGAGTCCGATTTTGTGGTGTCCATGTGCAACCTGTCGGAAGAGAccaaaaacattttcaacaagAAGGCCTTCGACCTCATGAAAAAAACCGCCGTTTTCATCAACACTAGCAG AGGTGGCGTCGTCGATCAAGACGACTTATATGATGCTCTGAAAAGTGGGAAAATCCGGGCAGCAGCCATCGATGTAACCGTTCCAGAACCATTGCCAAAAGATCACAAGTTGGTTTCGTTAAAAAATCTCA TCATCACTCCTCACGTGGCAAGTGCGGAGACAAACGTCCGCATTCGAATGGCGGAATTGGCAGCCGAGAACATTCTGCTAGGCTTGGAAGGAAAACCGCTCGAGACACCTGTACCCATGCCGAAATAG